Below is a genomic region from Burkholderia pseudomultivorans.
TGCCGGAAGCTGCTGACGAGCGGCGTCAGCGCGAGCGGCGACAGCAGGCCCGACGCGACGATGCGCAGCGTGCCGCCCGGCTCGCGCGCCGCATGCGCGACCGACGCCTCGAGGTGGTCGAACTCCTCGAGCAGTGCGCGGCAGCCATCGAGATAACGCGCGCCGGCCTCCGTGAGCGACAGGTTGCGCGTCGTGCGGTGGATCAGCCGCGTATTCAGATGGCCCTCGAGCATCGCGATCGAGCGCGTGACGAGTGCGTTGGACACGCCGAGATGGTGCGCCGCGCGCCGGAAGCTCTGTTGCTCGGCGACGCAGACGAAGACACGCATGGTCTGAATCTGGTTCATGGCTCGCGTATTTCTGGCCCGGTTGACTGATTATGGTTGTGATTTTTCGTCGCGCAGCCGTGAAAGCCCAATGCGCGACACCCGATTCTCCCTCGTATCGAAAAAACGTTTTTTCGATTCCGCAGACGATTGTTCAATAAGGAAACGATATCCGTCAACCTGAGAAAAAGGGCGGGTTGCGGAAAATCGGAATCGCGGGTGCCCGAAAAACCGCCGGACCCCGCCGGCGGTCGGCGTCGCGGGCGGATTCGGGCATTCGCTTATGCGTCGATGCAATGAATATTTCGCATATGAATCAACGGATTGTGCCCGATGGGCGCGCCCGGTCGGGGTAATTTTCGGTATTTCCGGCAATGGGATGCTGGAGAATGGCGTTTTTTGCCAGTATGTCGAATATGCGTATCGAATCCGGTTCGGCGATTTTACGGCGCGCAAAGTTTCTTGCGTGCGCACAGGCGGCTGCGGCGAACGGTTCGAATCGATGAATCATCTCGATATTGCGCCGGAAAATCGCCCGCATGGAACCGTTTCACCATCGGAACGGGAATTCCGCGCGGGCCGGCGCGCGATCTGGCCCGGTCCGGCGACCGGGCCGGCTGCCTGCTGTCCGGTGCTGCGTGCCTCTTGCGCAATGCGGCGGAACGGGGAATGATCGATTGGCTCGCCGTGCGGCGAGCGTTCCTGCATTTCGTCCCATTCATCCCGTTCCAGCCATGTCCATCGATTACTCGCCGATTCCCTGTCCCGTCGTCGTGCCGCTCGACGCGATCCTGCCCGAAGAACCGCTGCTGATGATGGGGGCCGGCCCGGTTCCGATCCCGGCCGCCGTCGCCAAGGCGAACACGATCGTGATCAACCACCTCGGCGCGACGATGGCGAAGATCATCGAGCAGGTGAAGGAGATGGCGCGCTACGTGTTCCAGACCCGCACGAAGTGGGTGCTCGGCGTCGCCGGCCCCGGCTCGGCCGCGATGGAGATGGCGATCTCGAACCTCGCGTGGCGCGGCACGCGCGTGCTGTCGATCCGCAACGGCTTCTTCAGCGCGCGGATGGCCGAGATGGCCACGCGCGTCGGCGCCGACGTCTCGACGCTCGAAGTGGCCGACCGCGCGGTCGCGAGCCTCGACGAGGTCGCCGACGCGATGGCGCGCGAGCGCCCCGAGATCGTCACGATCGTGCAGGGCGAGACGTCGAACACCGTATGGAATCGCGACCTGCGCGACATCGCCGCGCTCGCGAAGGCGGCCGGCGCGCTGGTCGTCGTCGATGCGGTGTGCACGCTGTCGACGATGCCGCTCGAGATGGACGCGTGGGGCATCGACGCGGTGATCACCGGCGGCCAGAAGGGGCTGTCGTCGATTCCGGGCGTGTCGCTGATCGCCTTCTCCGATGCGGCCTGGGAGCGGATGAAGCGGCGTCCCGAACCGAATGCGCACTGGTGCCTCGACATGGCGCTCGCGGAGAACTTCTGGCACAACGCCGGCTATCACTACACGGCGCCCGTGTCGGGCGTGCTCGCGCTGCACGAGGCGCTGCGGCTCGTCTGCGCGGAAACGCTCGAAAGCCGCTTCGCGCGCCACCTGCGCTGCTCGCTCGCGCTGCAGGCAGGCGTCGAGGCAATGGGGCTCAGGCTCTATGCGCCGAAGGACTGCCGGCTCAATTCGGTGGTCGGCATCGAGACGCCCGACGGGCTCACGCCGGGCATGATCTGCGGGCATATCTCGAAGCAGTACCAGGTCGAGATCTCCGGCTCGTTCGGGCTGCCGATCGTGCGGATCGGCCAGATGGGCGAGCAGTGCCGCGAACACAACCTGTTCCGCACCGTGCATGCGTTCGGCCGCACGATGGTCGACCTGAAGGTGCCGGTCGATCTGCCGGCCGGCGTCGCCGCGCTCGAACAGGAGCTGTCGCGGCGCGGCGTGTAACCGACGCGGGAAGGGCGGGGCCTCAGCCGCCCCGCATCGCGCGCCGGTACGTGTTCGGCGTCGTGCCGTGCGCGTCGCGGAAGCGGTGGCTGAAGTGTCCGGCGTTCGCGTATCCGCATTCGGCCGCGATCTGCGCGAGCGGCAGCGCCGTCGTGCGCAGCAGCAGGCGGGCC
It encodes:
- a CDS encoding pyridoxal-phosphate-dependent aminotransferase family protein encodes the protein MSIDYSPIPCPVVVPLDAILPEEPLLMMGAGPVPIPAAVAKANTIVINHLGATMAKIIEQVKEMARYVFQTRTKWVLGVAGPGSAAMEMAISNLAWRGTRVLSIRNGFFSARMAEMATRVGADVSTLEVADRAVASLDEVADAMARERPEIVTIVQGETSNTVWNRDLRDIAALAKAAGALVVVDAVCTLSTMPLEMDAWGIDAVITGGQKGLSSIPGVSLIAFSDAAWERMKRRPEPNAHWCLDMALAENFWHNAGYHYTAPVSGVLALHEALRLVCAETLESRFARHLRCSLALQAGVEAMGLRLYAPKDCRLNSVVGIETPDGLTPGMICGHISKQYQVEISGSFGLPIVRIGQMGEQCREHNLFRTVHAFGRTMVDLKVPVDLPAGVAALEQELSRRGV